The stretch of DNA GATATAGAAAATAAAGATATTTATGCAAAAAATAATCGAAGAGGTGCAATTGTGGATTTAGATACTTATTTAATTAAACAGGGAAGAAACGTTATTGAGTGGGTAGATATGCGGGACACTTCATGTGGTAAACCTATTATTAAAGGGGCTCATAGAGGAGGTTCGCATCGTCATGAGTATTCAGCAAACGGCAAAAAATTAGGTTGCACTTATGATGATTATCTTTTACCTCAATATGGACGAACAATTGCATATTTTGAACCTACAGATTTATTAAAGCCGAATGCTGATTATTATTTTGCTTTATTAGTCAATGTTGTTTTGCCAGAAGAAGCAAAAGATGGAGATATTATAAAGGCTTTAGGTGATTCTTGGGTCGATTCAGAAGGGAAAATGAGAGCGTTTATTGGGACAGTGAAAGAAGGGGATGAATATGTTGACTATCTGTGTATAGTAAATATCCCTGACAGTGTTAACATTCAAACCGCTGATTCTGGAACCTGCACAACATATCTGAAATCACCAGAAGGGGTGGTTATTCATAAAATAACTAAGGTTTTTTCTTCTGGAATTGTTCGAGGTTCTCCTGATGGTAAACGAATAGCTTATTTAAATAAAGATAATGAAGGAAAAACGCAAATATTTATCTTAAATGTCCCAAATATGAATGATACAAATGAGATAGAAATGAAGCCTATTCAGGCGAGTTTTTTAAGCGAGGGAGTTGAGGATAATATTCGTTGGCATCCATCTGGAAAAACCATTTTTTCAATTAGTGATGGTAGCATAGTTGCAATATGTGTCGAAGAAGGAGACCATTTTGCAGAGTCAGTTTTTTTAACATCAAAATATTATGTTAATAAGCCTTATGCCATCGTAGTTTCAAGGAAAGGGGATTTAATAGCGTTTAATCGAGTAGTTCCTACTTGTGATGAGTATGGTAACAGACACGTAACTTTTGATGGAAAGGACTTTTCTCAGATTTTTATTATAAACTATAATGATGAGGATAATGACGGATTGCCCGACAGTTAATCATGATTATCGGATTGATAGATAAATGTTTTATGTAATTATAATATGAGTTGACTTACGAATTAATGATTTGATTAATAATATATCCTCCTGCTGTTAGACCAATAATTCCTGGAAGGTATGAAATACTTCCGATATTTTTTTTATTTCCTTTGAACATGTATAAATTACTCTCAGGCGAAATTTCCGATTTAATAGGTGGTTCTTTGGAAAAGACACATGGTATACCCTTTGTAATGTTTCTTTTCCTTAATTCTGTCCTGATTATTTTGGCTAATGGGCATGTATGGGTTTTTGAGATATCTGCAATTGTAATGGCTGATGGGTTTATTTTCCAACCTGCTCCCATACATGAAATTGTTTTGATATTGTTTTTATAAAGCGATTCTAAGAGATGAACCTTACTTTCAATTGTATCGATAGCATCTATGGCATATTGAATATTATTTTTTAGAATTGAAGGGATTGTTTCTTTAGTGATGAATATTGTGAATTTATGCAGATGCACCTCAGGATTGATGGTATATATCCGTTCCTCAGCAACATCGGTTTTATATTTATCTATTGTTTGATATGTTGCAAGAAGTTGTCTGTTAATATTTGATATTTCAACGCGGTCAAAGTCAATAATAGTGATTGTTCCAACTCCTGCACGGACAATGGCTTCTAACGCATAAGAGCCAACTCCACCTAAACCGAAAACAGCAACGTGAGCATTTTTCAGTTTATTTTGTTTTTCTTCACCAATTAACTGAACGTTTTTTTCAAAAATAGATTTGTAAATATTTTTTCGAATTTGACTCATAATTTTAGGAATAAAGAGCAAGACATTTTCGTTTTTTTGTTTGAAAGTTTTTAACAAATAGTAGTTTAACATGAAACTATATCTATATGAAAGGAGATTAGATATGTCATACCAATTACCTTCATTACCTTATTCTTATGATGCGTTAGAGCCACATATTGACACACGTACGATGGAGATTCATCACCAGAAACACCACACCGCTTATATTGATAATGTAAATAAAGCCCTTGAATCATTGCCACAGTTTTCGGGTATAGCGGTGGAGGTATTGTTATCGAAGATTAATGAAGTCCCAGAAGATAAACGACAAATTGTAATTAATCACGGAGGTGGGCACGCTAATCATTCGCTATTCTGGGAAATTATGTCGCCAAAAGGTGGGGGTGAACCTAAAGGGGATTTGTTAAAAGCAATAGAAAGAAATTTTGGTAGCTATGGGTCGTTTAAGGAGTTATTTGAAAATGCAGGGAAAACAAGATTTGGAAGTGGTTGGGCATGGTTGGTTGTGGACCAGAACAAAGAGTTGAAGGTATATAGCACAGCAAACCAAGACTCACCTATTTTACAGGGACATATTCCTATTTTAGGGTTAGATGTATGGGAACATGCATACTATTTGAAGTATCAGAATCGCAGGCCTGAATATATAACGGCGTTTTGGAATGTCGTTTATTGGGATAAAGTTCATGAACTCTGGAAGGAAGCGGAAAAGTAAGGCTACATTATTTAAAAATGGATTAAAGGCACATAAGTGAATCTTATGTGCCTTTCCTATTTATAAATTGATAAATAAAGTCTTTTATTTTTTCTCCCACTATCTCTTTATCATAATCCCAAAAAATGACATGGTCTGAATTTTCAAGCCATAGTATATCTTTATTTTCGGAGGCCATTTTTTCAAAAGCATTTTTTGCACATTCAGGGCTTGCAACACTATCTTTTTTAGAATGAATTAAAAGTACTGGACACGTAATTTGTTCTAAAATAGATTCCTTTTTTGCCCTTTCGGCTATCTTCATGGCGACCAAGCCTGCTTTTGTAGGTATCCAATGATACGAAATAATTTGATTTGCCACTTCTTTTTTTAAGATAGGTTGATTTTCAGGAGGTGTATATACAAATCGAATGAATGGTGAGAGTAATTGTATCCATTTTTCAGGAGGGAAAATTAGACGTGGATTGAAAGTAATTCCATAATAAGGAGCGGCAAGGATAAGTCCGTCAAAAGGAATTTTTACATAAGCAAGGGTCGCTAATGCACCACCCATAGAATGACCGATCACAAGGACAGTTTTATAATGCTTTTTTAAGTTTATGATTTCGTCAACAACAGCGTCTAACAGTAAATCAGCAGATATTTTTTCGAAATCAAGGGGACTTGTTCCGTGTCCTGGCAAGAGAATTACTTTTATGAATATACCTAAATTAGCCAAATTATATGGAAGTTTTTCAAAATCTGTTGGACAGCCAGAGAAACCATGGACCATGAGTAGTGCAATATCTGAATCCTTATCGCCTAACTCGAGTGGTTCGGCTCCTTTTAGGATTTTTGTGGAAGGATTGCGTTCCTGTTGTTCGTCATATTGTTTTATTTTGTTTGATAAAAAGAAGGCGATATCGAATTTAGGCATTGATTCATTTCCTACTTATACATAAACAAAAGGGCTGACTAATGAGAATGGAGGATTGAGCTTATAGCATGCTCCATAGAAAAATAAATCGACCAAGCCCTCAGCAAGTTCTGGTGTGAGTCGAAGTTCAGGACGGTCTGATTTAGCCATAACATGCATATCCATAATCCCAAGGAAGGCTAAAGTCAAGGCTCGAGCGTCTCCACCCGACAATTCTGCTTTATCTAAACCTTCTTTCATTATAGATTCAATTATTTTAAATCTTTGTTTTCCTATTTCACTACCTCGTATGGGTGGAGCAGAACGGATGGGTGCAAAATATACATGTAAAATAAGCCTAACAGACTGCGGGTCTTCTTCTGCCATTTCGAAAGTGGTTCGTATGATACCTTTAAGTTTACCTATAGTATCGGAGTAGTTTTGTTTGATATATAGCATTTTTTCAGTTAGTTGTTTGAATCTTGATTCTACCAGTTTGCGAAATAAGTCCTCTTTATTTTGGAAGTAATAATAAAGCACAGGACGAGTAACACCTGCCTCTTCAATAATTTCTCTAATACTGGTTCCCTCGTACCCTTTTTCAGAGAAAAGGCGAAGAGCACTTTTTAACAAACGTTCTTCAGTGGATTCAATTTGTTCATTTGATTGTTCAATGACCATTTTTTACCCTTTACTTTAATTTAATTAACGTTCGTTATATAGTTAGTCTTAACTATTATACCATTTTTTATAGTATTTTCGAATTTTTTAATAAGTTTTGTATGTGTCTTTTTTTTACGGATATAGAAACTTTTTATTCCATAACGTTTTGTTATTAATGTCTCTTTCAAATAGGACACGTTCATGGAGACGGTAAGGTTTTTTTAGCCAGAATTCGATTTCATTTGGGATAAGTCTATATCCTCCCCAGAATGGGGGACGTGGAACCTTTGAAACGCCGAATTTTGTGAGGTAATAAACAACGTTTTTTTCTAATTCAAAACGGCTATTTAATACTTGAGATTGTTTTGAAGCCCATGCCCCTATTTGAGAAATGCGGTCTCTTGTTTCGAAATACTGGTCGGCAATAAGGTCTTCTACTTTTTGTATATTGCCACGAATTCGGACTTGTTTGTTGATTTTATACCAATAAAAACATAAAGCGGCTTTGGGATTATCATCTAATTGCTGTCCTTTTTTGCTGGAAAAATTTGTATAAAATATAAAACCATTTTCATCCCATTGTTTAACGAGTACCATTCGAACATCTGGGACGCCGTCTTTTGTGGCTGTGGCTAATGCAGAAGAAACCGCATGCTCGTAGTCGAGTTGTTTTTTTGCTTCTTCATACCAATCTCTAAAAATAAGAAACGGATTATCTACATTTGGAATCATAAATGTTTTTGGTATCATTACGTATCAAGAAATTTTTTTAAGTAATTTATACTTTCTGTTGCTATTTTTTCTGGGCCTAAATCAAACTTAAAGACTTCTACTGAGATATATCCTGAGTAATTTATGTCTTTTAATGCTTTTATGATAGGTCCGAAATCAACCTTACCCATGCCTGGTCCTAATAGGTTTTCATCGTTGGCATGGTAATGCTTGAGGTATTTTGCACATTTTCTAATAATAGTTTCACGTGGTTCTTGAAGGAACGTCATTGCTTTTGTGTCTAAAATGAGTTGAAATTTTGGATGGTCGATTGCCTCAATAAGTTCGATAGTTTCTTCGATGGTATGGCAAAAATTTGTTTCCCAATGTGTTAATTGTTCTATACAAAGTGTTACATCTCTTTCTTCACAGATAGGCATGGCTTGGGAGAAAACCTCACATGCATATTCAAATGCTTGATTGTAGGAAATATTACGTTGAACATTTCGTTGTTTTGGAGACCCAAATACAATAATTTTTCCTCCTATATCTGCGCAGAAATGTACCAATTCTTTTAAGTAATGTGCGGTAAAGTTTCTTATTTCTGGGTCAGGATGTGTTAAGTAAACATTTTCAGGACCAACGAAGACCCAATGAATCCCTGCAACTTCTAATCCAATTTGTTCTGATAGTTGTTTTATTTCTTTACGTGTTTCTAACGGTATATCAGTTACATATTGAGATATTGTAAATGGGGCAATTTCAATACCGTCATACCCCAATTCTTTTACATATTTCATTGTTCGTTTAATGTTGTTCCAATCTTTAAATATTTCGTTGCAGATACCGAGTTTAATTTGTTTTGTCATTTGTCTTATTCCCTTTATTGTTTTTATCTGTTATTTTGAAAACGAAAACACGATTTCCGCCAGCACGTTTTGCATTATACATACAATTATCTGCGAAACGGATAAAAGAACGTGTTGAAAAAATTTCTTTGTAAGTTATAACACCGATTGATAATGTAAGTTTGTTGAATTTTTTTGATTCGAAAGAGGTACGAATACGTTCTGCAACATGGATAGCTTGTTCTTCATCTGTTTCGGGTAGAATCACGGTAAATTCATCTCCGCCATAACGGAAGCTGATATCAACATGTTCACGTGTGCAATCTTTTACAATTTTTCCGACAGCTTTTAAGACCTTATCTCCTTCCAAATGGCCGTGACAGTCATTGTATGTTTTGAACTGGTCTATGTCAAACAACAAAAGAGACAATGGATGACGTTGCCTTTTAGCACGTTCAATTTCGGATTCAAGCCTGTCATAGAAGTATCTTTGATTATATAGGTCTGTTAAGCTATCTTTGATGGACATTTCCTTTAGTTCATTTTCTAAATTTTTTTGTGTAGTGATGTCTTTAAATATTGCAAGGATAGAATGAATTTGATTGTTTTCTGTTGTAATTGAGGAGAGGGAAATATTTACTGGAACTTGTGTTTTATTTTTACGTTGTAATTCTGTTTCATAGTTTTGAATGTTTTTTTTGCTTATAAGAATTTGCTTAATATATTGAATTTCTTCTTTTCCCCCTGTAAATATTTTAGAAAGATGTTGTCCTACGAGTTCTTTGGAGGGATAGTCTAATATGTTTGATGCCCCATAATTTGCATAAATAATATTGAAGTTTGGGTCAAGAATGAAGATGCCATCGACCGAGATGTTTAAAAGTTGTTCCAGATACTCCTTGGTTTGTTTTAATTCATTGTTGATTTTATTAAGATTCTCCGTTGCTTCTTTTATTTTATTTTCTAATTCTTTTTTATAATTTTTTTGTTCGATGATAAGAGAGTGATGTTCTAACGCCCTTTCTATAGCAATTTTAGCTTCTTCCGTTTGAAAAGGCTTTAATAGATAGTCATAGGCTCCTAATCGTAATGCTTCAATTGCGTTTTTTGTATCTTGTAACCCTGTCATCATTATGACTTCTATATCTGGATTTGTCTCTTTTACTTTTTTTAAGAACGTGAAGCCATTGGTATCAGGTAGTAAATAATCAACAATAACCAAATCAAACATTTCATTGTCCAGCATAGAGAAAGCTTCATTAGTAGATGATGAACAAACGCACGAATACCCTAATTTTTTTAAGATTTTACAAAAATAGTCCAATACGGATGTATCATCATCAACAACGAGAATTTTCTCTTTTTTTAGAACCTTATTTTTCCCCCGTATACTTACTTTTTTATTTGCATTATACCCTCTTTTTTCTAAATCCATTATTATTGTTATCCGAATGGGAAAAAATGATTATAACCATTTTACTACAGCAACTGCTGCAGCTAATGAGCCAAATGCAAAACCTATTTTCCATTTGCCTGGCAATTTATTTTTATCAAATTGCTTTGTAGCCAATGAACCACTAATACCTTTTTTAGAAGCAAGATCCTTGTCTGCACCTAAAGCGTCTCCTTTTCCCGCGGCAGCATAAGCAGGCTTTATGGATAGGGAAAAGAAAATCAAAACAATTAGAAGAGTTGCTAATATTATTAATGTCTTTTTTGTGAACATGGCATATTCCTTCTACTTAGCATCTTTTTATATTATAACATAAATATTATAATAAAAATTCTAATTTCTAAGTAGATATGTTAGTATTACCCAGAGAGGTAAATTCACCAATTAGTAACAAAATTAACCCAAAAACAATGGCTAAATCGGCAACATTAAAAATGCCTGTTCTTAAACTCCATGAGCCAAATCCTATACCTATATTCATAAAGTCAATAACTCTCCCATCTCTAAATATTCGGTCGATAATATTTCCGACACCGCCAGAAATGATAAGTGAAAAACTTATCATTGTTATGTGAGGAAGGTTTTGTTTATAGAAAATAAGGAATAATAAAATAGCCAATACAACTGTGTTCATAACAGTAAATAGCCAGAACCTCAGTGATTCAGGAAGTTGACTTCCCAGACTAAGGAAAGCGCCAGTATTTTCTGTATAAGTTAAACGGAAAAGGTCATTTGGTGTCCACGAACTTGGAAAGTGAATAGAAGGTTTTCCTTTTAAGTATTTAATGGCAGCTACTTTGGTTACTTGGTCTATGATAAGCATTAAAATTAAAAGGGTTAAAACAAAGGCATGGAATCGAGAAAAGTATAATTTCAATTTAAGTTATCCTTTTTATGTTTAATTTGAATTTTTTGATGGGATATTTTAAAATTTTTTGGACTCCTAACTCTACTTAACGAATACGATAGGAAATAAAGAAGCATATCTTTGTGTTTAAAAATATGTTAATCTATTAATGTAAAATTTAACAATTAAGGAAAGGGAAACATATGATTAAAGAAAAAATGTTAAAAGCATTAAATAAGCAAATTAATGAAGAACTATATTCGGCTTATTTATATGCATCAATGAGGGCATATTTTGAATCGTTAAATTTAAAAGGTTTTGCAAACTGGTTAAAAATTCAGGTTCAAGAAGAGTTGTTCCATGCACGTAAGTTTGAAAATTATATATATGAAAGAGGTGGTAAGGTTGAATTGTATGAAATTAAAGAACCTGACCGTAGTTGGAAAAATCCAGCGGACGCATTTGAAGCGGTATATAAACATGAATGTCATATCACTGAGTGTATTCATCATTTAGCCGAAGTTGCAGAGAAAGAGGGTGACCGTTCTACAAGACTGTTTTTAGATTGGTTTATAAATGAACAAGTAGAAGAAGAAGCAAATGCAGATGATATTCTGCAAAGAATCCGTATGGTGGGTGATGCACCAGGTGGAATTTATTGGATTGATAAAGAATTAGGACAAAGAGTTGTTAATCCTTTAATTATTGCAGATATTACTGGAGCCCCGCAGGCATAGAACTTATTCTGTTATTTATTTTTTTAGGAATAAAATAAATCCTATTTCTGTTTAAAAGTTTGAATTCGGGTCGAGCAAAAAATATAAACAAACAAATTATTAGAAGGAGATTATTATGTGTGTAGTTCAAGTTCAAAAGCCTGCTCCTGATTTTACAGCAACTGCGGTAATGCCAGATGATACATTTAACGAGAAATTCCAGCTATCTGATTATAAGGGAAACTATGTGTTACTTTTCTTTTATCCCTTAGATTTCACTTTTGTGTGTCCTTCGGAAATTTTAGCTTTTGATAAGCGTTTAGATGAGTTTAAATCAAGATCCTGTGAGGTTATTGGTGTGTCTGTTGATTCTCATTTTACACACTGGGCGTGGCGAAACACACCTGTTGAAAAGGGTGGAATTGGGAAAATTCGTTATCCATTGGTGTCAGATTTAACTAAAAAAATCTCAAAAGATTATGGGGTATTAATTAACGATGCAGTTGCTTTACGGGGTTTGTTTATTATGGATAAAGAGTTGATAGTCCGTCATATTTTGATTAATGACTTACCTATTGGACGTAGTGTAGATGAAGCACTTCGTGTTCTTGATGCAATTCAATATCATGAAGAACATGGAGACGTATGCCCAGCAAACTGGAAAAAGGGACAAGAAGCAATGAAACCTAATTTTAAGGGTGTCGCAGATTATTTGTCTAAACATGCAAAGTAGATAATTAAGAGTAGATAAAAATAAAAATCCCCAGCATGATTAGTGCTGGGGATTTTTATTTTATGAATTATTCATCTTCATCATCGATATCAAATAAGGAACCGATATTCATATCATATTTGTTTTTTCTACGTGATGTTTTTTTATTAGGATAAATTTCATCATCTTCTTCAATTGTTTTATGAATATCTTTTTTACTGATAGATTTTGATTTTGACTCTTTTGGAATATAAACGCCAAACTTTTTAGCCATTTTATTCAAATCTTCAATAAGAAATGTTTCAGTTGTTCTCCATGACTTGCCGATTTTAAATCCTCTGAGTTTTCCCGTTCTAAACATTTGTCTAATAGTCAAAGGTTTTAATTTCAAGAACTCAGCGATGTCTTCAACAGTAAGTACTTTTTCTTTTGGCATTGAATATATCCTTTTTGCAATATCATTTAGTTATAAATAGTAATCGATTCCAAAAACAAATAAATGTGTACAAATAAATATAATAGATATAATAATAAAAAGTAAAATATTTGAGGAAATTTATAGAGAAATATTATTGACAAATGTCTCTAATTAAGATGTATAATATTTTATTTGGGTTTATAGAATGGATATATGTATGATAATTATTGAAAGGATACCTAAAATAGAATAAGGAACCCAGGATATGACAGCGGACTTTAATGAGCAGTTTGAAAAAATGAAGAAGTTATTTTCTGATATATTTGAATTGAATGATAAGACATCTAAAACATCTCAAGAATTTTTATTAAAACTTCATACTGCTATAAAACATCAGTACATGAATTTTTCGAAGACAAGGAAAGAGATTAGCGAAAATTGGAAGTCAATTCAAGAAGAGTTTGAGACATGGGGTAAGGCTTTTGAAAATTTATTACTGGAAAAAAGAGAAGTTGATTCAGAGATAGAGAATCTAAGAAATTTACTTGATGAAAAAATTTACGAATTAACAAATAAAGAGAACGAGCTTGAAAATCTTTTATTGGAAAGTAAACAGAAAGAAAAAGAACTTGGTGAGTTAAAAGAAACTGTTGATAAATTAAAGAATGAAATAGACAAATTAAAATTAGGCACGGAAGTAGGTTTAAAAACCGAAGGGGAAATAGAGATAGAATCGAAATATAAGGCGGAAAGAGATGAACTTCAAGAAAAGGTAAAAGAATTAGAGGATAAAATTAATCTAAAGCAGGAAGAATATGATTCGCTTAAAAAGCAGTATGATGAGATTGATATACGATATCAGGAAACAGTTAATGGTTTAACATCTTTAGAAAAAGAATTAGGAAGCCTTCAAAAAGAATTGGCTGAGTTGTCTGAACAGAGGAATAAAGAAATAAGCCAATTGCATCATGAAATTGAGGAAAAGGATAAACAAATACAACAATTAAAAATGTTGATGGAGCAATCTAATCCAGAGGAACAGTTGGCAACTTTGAATACCGAATTGAAGGATAGTAAGGATAGAATTGTTGAGTTAGAAAAAGAATTAGATAAGTCTGTTAATTTAGATAAATATAATCAAATTATGAGAGAGTATGATGCTATAAAGGATTTATATGAAAAGAGTGAAAGACAAAAAATAGAGTTGCAAAATGAGTTAGAATCATTGAAAAATTTAATTGAGGAGAAGGAGAAAGAGAATAAAGAATTGAAAAAGTTAGTTGATGAATTACCAAAAAAAGATGAAGTCGATATTTTAATGCAGAAACTTAAAGAAAAACAAGATGAGATTAATCAGTTAAAAGTAGAGATTGGTGAATTTAAGGATTTGCAAGAGAGATACCAAAAGGTATCAATGGATATTTCTCGATTAGAAAGTGAAAATAGGGAATTAGCAAGTAGTAAACAGGCATTGGAAGAAAAAATAAAATTACTTCCTTCAGATAAAGAATTAGAAAACCTTAAAAATGAGCTTAAAGACAAAGAGAGTAAACTTCAACAT from Candidatus Hydrogenedens sp. encodes:
- a CDS encoding DUF3748 domain-containing protein: MFRGIKCVVFILFLEILFLAIVCESEAVRESSDAQIRQLTFSTKNHELDNNDNFSFDDKYLCYDTRGTIGPGIENCISIEVVNIQTGKEYVVYSPEKVRIGSKPAPGIGAVSFHPKEYQLVFIHGPEVTHLYGDIENKDIYAKNNRRGAIVDLDTYLIKQGRNVIEWVDMRDTSCGKPIIKGAHRGGSHRHEYSANGKKLGCTYDDYLLPQYGRTIAYFEPTDLLKPNADYYFALLVNVVLPEEAKDGDIIKALGDSWVDSEGKMRAFIGTVKEGDEYVDYLCIVNIPDSVNIQTADSGTCTTYLKSPEGVVIHKITKVFSSGIVRGSPDGKRIAYLNKDNEGKTQIFILNVPNMNDTNEIEMKPIQASFLSEGVEDNIRWHPSGKTIFSISDGSIVAICVEEGDHFAESVFLTSKYYVNKPYAIVVSRKGDLIAFNRVVPTCDEYGNRHVTFDGKDFSQIFIINYNDEDNDGLPDS
- a CDS encoding tRNA threonylcarbamoyladenosine dehydratase is translated as MLNYYLLKTFKQKNENVLLFIPKIMSQIRKNIYKSIFEKNVQLIGEEKQNKLKNAHVAVFGLGGVGSYALEAIVRAGVGTITIIDFDRVEISNINRQLLATYQTIDKYKTDVAEERIYTINPEVHLHKFTIFITKETIPSILKNNIQYAIDAIDTIESKVHLLESLYKNNIKTISCMGAGWKINPSAITIADISKTHTCPLAKIIRTELRKRNITKGIPCVFSKEPPIKSEISPESNLYMFKGNKKNIGSISYLPGIIGLTAGGYIINQIINS
- a CDS encoding superoxide dismutase, producing the protein MSYQLPSLPYSYDALEPHIDTRTMEIHHQKHHTAYIDNVNKALESLPQFSGIAVEVLLSKINEVPEDKRQIVINHGGGHANHSLFWEIMSPKGGGEPKGDLLKAIERNFGSYGSFKELFENAGKTRFGSGWAWLVVDQNKELKVYSTANQDSPILQGHIPILGLDVWEHAYYLKYQNRRPEYITAFWNVVYWDKVHELWKEAEK
- a CDS encoding alpha/beta fold hydrolase; the protein is MPKFDIAFFLSNKIKQYDEQQERNPSTKILKGAEPLELGDKDSDIALLMVHGFSGCPTDFEKLPYNLANLGIFIKVILLPGHGTSPLDFEKISADLLLDAVVDEIINLKKHYKTVLVIGHSMGGALATLAYVKIPFDGLILAAPYYGITFNPRLIFPPEKWIQLLSPFIRFVYTPPENQPILKKEVANQIISYHWIPTKAGLVAMKIAERAKKESILEQITCPVLLIHSKKDSVASPECAKNAFEKMASENKDILWLENSDHVIFWDYDKEIVGEKIKDFIYQFINRKGT
- a CDS encoding TetR/AcrR family transcriptional regulator; the encoded protein is MVIEQSNEQIESTEERLLKSALRLFSEKGYEGTSIREIIEEAGVTRPVLYYYFQNKEDLFRKLVESRFKQLTEKMLYIKQNYSDTIGKLKGIIRTTFEMAEEDPQSVRLILHVYFAPIRSAPPIRGSEIGKQRFKIIESIMKEGLDKAELSGGDARALTLAFLGIMDMHVMAKSDRPELRLTPELAEGLVDLFFYGACYKLNPPFSLVSPFVYV
- the pdxH gene encoding pyridoxamine 5'-phosphate oxidase, whose protein sequence is MIPNVDNPFLIFRDWYEEAKKQLDYEHAVSSALATATKDGVPDVRMVLVKQWDENGFIFYTNFSSKKGQQLDDNPKAALCFYWYKINKQVRIRGNIQKVEDLIADQYFETRDRISQIGAWASKQSQVLNSRFELEKNVVYYLTKFGVSKVPRPPFWGGYRLIPNEIEFWLKKPYRLHERVLFERDINNKTLWNKKFLYP
- a CDS encoding sugar phosphate isomerase/epimerase family protein; translated protein: MTKQIKLGICNEIFKDWNNIKRTMKYVKELGYDGIEIAPFTISQYVTDIPLETRKEIKQLSEQIGLEVAGIHWVFVGPENVYLTHPDPEIRNFTAHYLKELVHFCADIGGKIIVFGSPKQRNVQRNISYNQAFEYACEVFSQAMPICEERDVTLCIEQLTHWETNFCHTIEETIELIEAIDHPKFQLILDTKAMTFLQEPRETIIRKCAKYLKHYHANDENLLGPGMGKVDFGPIIKALKDINYSGYISVEVFKFDLGPEKIATESINYLKKFLDT
- a CDS encoding diguanylate cyclase, whose product is MDLEKRGYNANKKVSIRGKNKVLKKEKILVVDDDTSVLDYFCKILKKLGYSCVCSSSTNEAFSMLDNEMFDLVIVDYLLPDTNGFTFLKKVKETNPDIEVIMMTGLQDTKNAIEALRLGAYDYLLKPFQTEEAKIAIERALEHHSLIIEQKNYKKELENKIKEATENLNKINNELKQTKEYLEQLLNISVDGIFILDPNFNIIYANYGASNILDYPSKELVGQHLSKIFTGGKEEIQYIKQILISKKNIQNYETELQRKNKTQVPVNISLSSITTENNQIHSILAIFKDITTQKNLENELKEMSIKDSLTDLYNQRYFYDRLESEIERAKRQRHPLSLLLFDIDQFKTYNDCHGHLEGDKVLKAVGKIVKDCTREHVDISFRYGGDEFTVILPETDEEQAIHVAERIRTSFESKKFNKLTLSIGVITYKEIFSTRSFIRFADNCMYNAKRAGGNRVFVFKITDKNNKGNKTNDKTN
- the lspA gene encoding signal peptidase II, translating into MKLYFSRFHAFVLTLLILMLIIDQVTKVAAIKYLKGKPSIHFPSSWTPNDLFRLTYTENTGAFLSLGSQLPESLRFWLFTVMNTVVLAILLFLIFYKQNLPHITMISFSLIISGGVGNIIDRIFRDGRVIDFMNIGIGFGSWSLRTGIFNVADLAIVFGLILLLIGEFTSLGNTNIST
- a CDS encoding ferritin, with protein sequence MIKEKMLKALNKQINEELYSAYLYASMRAYFESLNLKGFANWLKIQVQEELFHARKFENYIYERGGKVELYEIKEPDRSWKNPADAFEAVYKHECHITECIHHLAEVAEKEGDRSTRLFLDWFINEQVEEEANADDILQRIRMVGDAPGGIYWIDKELGQRVVNPLIIADITGAPQA
- a CDS encoding peroxiredoxin, giving the protein MCVVQVQKPAPDFTATAVMPDDTFNEKFQLSDYKGNYVLLFFYPLDFTFVCPSEILAFDKRLDEFKSRSCEVIGVSVDSHFTHWAWRNTPVEKGGIGKIRYPLVSDLTKKISKDYGVLINDAVALRGLFIMDKELIVRHILINDLPIGRSVDEALRVLDAIQYHEEHGDVCPANWKKGQEAMKPNFKGVADYLSKHAK
- a CDS encoding helix-turn-helix domain-containing protein, with protein sequence MPKEKVLTVEDIAEFLKLKPLTIRQMFRTGKLRGFKIGKSWRTTETFLIEDLNKMAKKFGVYIPKESKSKSISKKDIHKTIEEDDEIYPNKKTSRRKNKYDMNIGSLFDIDDEDE